The DNA sequence CAGCCCCGGGCGCCGGCGCCGTCTGGCGCACCGAGCAGTCCCGCCACCTGCTGATGAACACGGTGGCCTCGCAGATCACCGTCTACACCGACGAGACGTCGAAGATCGACGGCCCGATCGAGAACGGCCCGAGCCTGTACGAGTGGGCCCAGTCGCTGGCCCTGCTGGCCGACGAGGCCGCGTACACCGCGCCGACCCTCGCCGAGGCCCGTGCGCTCGGCCCCAACACCTACCCCTCGCGCGCCTTCTACGGCGAGTACCTGCGCGACTCCTTCGAGCGCCTGGTGGAGAACGCCCCCGCGCACGTCACCGTCGAGGTGCACCGAGCCAAGGCCGTGGCCATCGCCGACACCCACGGCGTCCCCGGCGGCCCCCAGGGCGTCCGCCTCGACGACGGCACCCGCCTCAACGACCTCGACGGCATCGTCCTGGCCCTCGGCCACGTCCCCTCGCGCCTGACCGTCCGCGAGGAGCGCACCGCGAGCCTGTCGCGGATCCACCACCTCACCTACGTCACCCCCGGGAACCCGGCCGACGTCGACCTGAGCACGGTGGAAGCCGGCCAGAACGTGCTGCTGCGCGGTCTCGGCCTCAACTTCTTCGACCACATGGCCCTCTTCACGGCCGGCCGCGGCGGCGTCTTCGAGCGCGAGGACGGCAAGGTCGTCTACCGGCCCTCCGGCCAGGAGCCCAAGCTCCACGCCTTCTCCCGGCGCGGTGTCCCGTACCACGCCCGCGGCGAGAACGAGAAGGGCAGCGACGGCCGTTACTTCCCGCGGCTGCTCACCCCCCAGCTCATCGAGAAGCTGCGCGAGCGGTCCGACGACGGCACCCCGGTCAGCTTCTCCGCCGACCTGTGGCCCGTCATCTCCCGCGAGGTCGAGTCGGTCTACTACGCCACCCTGCTCTCCACCCGCGGCCAGGACGACTCCGTCCGCGAGGAGTTCACCCGCCGCTACCTGGCCGTCCCCATCGGTGAGGACACCGGCGACCTGCTCGCCGAGTTCGGCATCGGGGACGACGCCCGGTGGGACTGGGACCGCCTGTCCCGCCCGTACGGCGACCGGAAGTTCACCAGCCGCACCGAGTTCCACGCCTGGCTCACCGAGTACCTGGCCGCCGACGTCGTCGCCGCCCGCGCCGGCAACGTCAGCGGACCGCTCAAGGCCGCCCTCGACGTCATGCGCGACCTGCGCAACGAGATCCGCCTCGCCGTCGACCACGGCGGTCTGGAGGGCAACTCGCACCGCGACGACCTCGAGGGCTGGTACACCCCGCTCAACGCCTTCCTCTCGATCGGCCCGCCGGCCTCCCGCATCGAGGAGATGATCGCGCTGATCGAGGCCGGGGTGCTCACCATCACCGGCCCCGGCACGCGGGTCCGCATCGACCCGACGACCCAGCAGTACGTCGCCGAGTCCCTCGAGGTGCCGGGCGAGCCCATCCGCTCCCGCGCCCTCATCGAGGCCCGGCTGCCCGAGCCCGACATCCGGCGCACCGCCGACCCGCTGCTCCAGCACCTGCTCAACACCGACCAGGCCGCGCCCTACACGATCGCCGGCAGCCACGGGACGAACTACGAGACCGGCGGCCTCGCGGTCACCGAGCGCCCCTACCGGCTCATCGACGGCCGCGGCCGGGCCCACCCGCGGCGCTTCGCCTACGGGGTGCCCACCGAGTCCGTGCACTGGGTCACCGCGGCCGGCATCCGCCCGGGCGTCGACTCCGTCACCCTCGGCGACTCCGACGCCATCGCCGGCGCCGCGCTGTCCCTGCCCCCGGTCTCCCAGGTGCCCGCGGGCATCCGCCCGGTGGTGTCGCACGCCGACTTCGCCGGGGTGATCGTGTGATCCGGACGGCCGACTGCCCGGCGGACGCGGGGCTGTTGTCCCCCGTTCGCGCGGGCACGCCCGTCGAAGCCGCCGTGGACGACCGGGCCTGGCTGCGCGCCATGCTCGACGCCGAAGCGGCCCTGGCCCGGGCGCAGGCCCGGCTGGGCACCCTGCCCGCGGAGGCCGCCGAGGTCATCTCGGACACCGCCCTGACGGCGGAGTTCGACCTGCGGGCGCTGGCCCTGGCCGCCCGGGAGACCGCCAACCCGGTGGTCGGCCTGGTCGCGGCGCTGACCCGCGAGGTCGCCTCCCGCGACCCGAAGGCCGCCGAGTACGTCCACCGCGGCTCCACCAGCCAGGACATCTTCGACACCGGCGCCATGCTCGTCGCCGACCGTGCCCTGCGGCTGATCCGCGCCGACCTGGCCCGCACCGCGCGGGCCCTCGGTGCCCTGGCCCTGCGCCACCGGGACACCCCGATGGCCGGCCGGACCCTGGCCCTCCAGGCCGTGCCCACCACCTTCGGGCTCAAGGCGGCCGGCTGGCGCCAGCTGGTGCTCGACGCCGAGGCCCGGATCTCCGCCGTCCTCGCCGAGGGACTGCCCGTCTCCCTCGGCGGGGCGGCGGGCACCCTCGCCGGATACCTGGAGTACGCCGAGATCGACGACGCGGGACGGCACGAAGGGGCCCCGGGCCGTACCGGTTCCGGCGCCGGCCGCACCTTCGACCGGGCCCGGTACCTCGACGAACTCGTCGACGTCTTCGCCGCGGAGACGGGCCTGGCCCGGCCCGTCCTGCCCTGGCACAGCCTGCGCACCCCGCTCGCCGACCTCGCCGCCGTGCTCGGCTTCACCGCCGCCGCGCTCGGCAAGATCGCCCTCGACGTGCAGAACCTGGCCCGCACCGAGACCGGCGAGGTCGCCGAGCCCGGCCCGGCCGGCCGCGGCGGCTCCTCCGCGATGCCCCACAAGCGCAACCCGGTGCTCGCCACCCTGCTGCGCAGCGCCGCTCTCCAGGTGCCCGTCATCGCCGCGGGCCTCACCCAGTGCCTGCTGAGCGAGGACGAGCGCTCCGCCGGAGCCTGGCACGCCGAGTGGCTGCTGCTCCGTGAAGGCCTGCGGCTCGCGGGCGGCGCCGCGCACACGGCCGTCGAGCTCGCCGAGGGCCTGACCGCCGACCCCGGCCGGATGGCCGCCAACCTGGCCCTGACCGACAGCCGGATCGTCTCCGAGCGGATCGCCGCCCGGCTCACCCCGGCGCTCGGCAGGCCGGCCGCCAGGGAACTGCTGACCCGGGCCTCCCGGTCCGCGGCGGCCAACGGCCTTCCGCTGGCCGCCGTCCTCGCCGAGGCCCCCGAGCTCGCGGGCCGGATCGGACGCGAGCGCCTCGCCGAGCTGTGTGACCCCACGGGCTACACCGGCGCCGCCGGCGACCTCGTCGACCGCGCCCTGGCCACCGGACAAGGAGCGGACACCCGATGAGAGGCAAGGCCTGGATCACCGAATGGGATCCGGAGGACGAGGTCTTCTGGGAGCGGACCGGCCGCCGGGTCGCGCGCCGCAACCTGTGGCTCTCCGTGCTGTCCGAGCACATCGGCTTCTCCGTGTGGAGCATGTGGTCGGTGCTCGTGCTGTTCATGTCCCCGGAGATCGGCTTCGACTTCACCAAGGCGGAGAAGTTCCTCCTGGTGGTCACGCCCACCCTGGTCGGCGCCGTCCTGCGGCTCCCGTACAGCAGCGCCGTGGCCCGCTTCGGCGGCCGCAACTGGACGGTCTTCGCGTCCGGCGTGCTGCTCGTCCCCTGCGGCCTGGCCGCGTACTTCGTGCAGCGGCCCGGCACCCCGCTGTGGGTGTTCCTGCTGATCGGCGGGCTCGCCGGGGTCGGCGGCGGCAACTTCGCCTCCTCGATGACCAACATCACCGGCTTCTACCCGCTGCGGCACCAGGGCTGGGCGCTGGGCCTCAACGCGGGCGGCGGCAACCTGGGCGTGGCCTTCGTCCAGCTGCTGGGGCTCCTCGTCATCGCCACCGCGGGCAGCACCCACCCCTCGTACGTCGCCGCCGTGTACCTGCCGCTGATCGGCTGTGTCGCGCTGCTGGCCGCGGTGAAGATGGACAACCTGGCCACCCTGCGCACCGCACCCGGCGCCCTGCGCGAGGCGGCCGCCCACCCGGACACCTGGTGGATCTCCCTCCTGTACATCGGGACCTTCGGCTCCTTCATCGGCTACGGCTTCGCCTTCGGGCTGGTCCTGCAGAGCCAGTTCGACTCCACCGCCCTGGAGGCCGCCTCCGCGACCTTCCTGGGCCCCCTGCTCGGCTCGCTGTCGCGGCCCCTGGGCGGCCGGCTCGCCGACCGCTACGGCGGCGCCCGCGTCACCCTGTGGAACTTCCTCGGCATGACGGTCGGCACCGCCGTCCTGCTCGTGGCCTCGCTCCAGGGCTCCTTCGCGCTGTTCATCGCCGCCTTCACGGTGCTGTTCGTGCTCACCGGACTCGGCAACGGCTCCACGTACAAGATGATCCCGGCCGTGCACGCCGCCGAGGCCGAGCGGGCCGTCGCGGCCGGCCACGACGCCGAGGCCGCCTTCACCCGATCCCGTCGGCGCTCCGGCGCGGTCATCGGCATCGCCGGCGCCGTCGGCGCCCTCGGCGGGGTCGCCATCAACCTGGCCTTCCGTACCGCGTACGGCAGTTGGGGCACCGGAACCGCGGCCTTCGCGGTGTTCCTCGGGTACTACGGGCTGTGCATGCTGCTCGTGTGGGCCGTCTACCTGCGGCCGCGCCCCGAGCAGGGCCCCGCCGAAGTGACCCGCCCGGACCGACAGCGGAGCACCACCCGTGTCTGAGACGGCACCGGGGGAGACCGCCACGCACTGCCCGTACTGCGCCCTGCAGTGCGGGACATTGCTGACCGGGACCGGCCCCGGCACCGGGCAGGAAGGGGCGGCCGCCACGGCCGCCCCGGCCACGGCCGGCATCCCGGCCCTGGCCGTCCGCCCCGACCCCGACTTCCCCGTCAACCGGGGCGGGCTGTGCCAGAAGGGCTGGACCGCACCCGAGCTGCTCGGCGTGCCGGACCGGCTGCGCACCCCCCTCGTGCACGGCCGCCCGGCGAGCTGGGACGAGGCGCTGGACGTGGTGGCCGCCGGGCTGCGCCGGGTACAGGAGCGGCACGGCAAGGACGCCGCCGCCGTCTTCGGCAGCGGCTCGCTGACCAACGAGAAGGCGTACCTCCTGGGCAAGTTCGCCCGGGTCGCCCTCGGCACCAGCCAGATCGACTACAACGGCCGCTTCTGCATGTCCTCGGCGGCCGCCGCCGGCAACGCCGCCTTCGGGATCGACCGGGGCCTGCCCTTTCCCGTCACCGACCTCGGCTCCGCCGACGTCGTGCTCATCGCGGGCGGCAACCCGGCCGAGACCATGCCCCCGCTCATGCGGCACCTGGAACACCCCCGGCTGATCGTCATCGACCCGCGCCGCACCCGGACCGCCGCGCGGGCCGCCCTGCACCTCCAGCCGGCCCCCGGCACCGACCTCGCGCTCGCCCTGGGCCTGCTGCACGTCGTCGTCGCGGAGGGCCTCACCGACACCGCGTACGTCGGGCAGCGCACCCGCGGCTTCGACGCCGCGTGGAGCCGGGCCCTGTCCTGGTGGCCCGAGCGCACCGAACGGGTCACCGGTGTGCCCGCCGCCCTGCTGCGCGAGGCCGCGCGGATGCTCGCCGGCGCGGACCGCGCGTACGTGCTGACCGGCCGCGGCGCCGAGCAGCACAGCAAGGGCACGGACACCGTGGCCGCCTTCGTCAACCTCGCCCTCGCCCTGGGCCTGCCCGGACGCGAGGGAAGCGGCTACGGCTGCCTCACCGGGCAGGGCAACGGCCAGGGCGGCCGCGAACTCGGCCAGAAGGCCGACCAGCTGCCCGGTTACCGCAGCATCGCGGACCCCGCCGACCGGGCCCACGTCGCCGCGGTCTGGGGCGTCGACCCGGCCTCGCTGCCCGGCCCGGGCCGCAGCGCCGTCGAACTGTTCGGCGCGCTCGGCCAGGACGTCCACGCCCTGCTCGTCTTCGGCTCGAACCCGGTCGTCTCGGCCCCCGACGCGGCCCGGGTGCGGCGACAGCTCTCCGCCCTCGACCTGCTGGTCGTCTCGGACTTCGTGCCCTCCGAGACGGCGGCGCTGGCGGACGTGGTGCTGCCGGTGGCCCAGTGGGCCGAGGAGGAGGGCACCATGACCAGCCTGGAGGGCAGGGTGCTGCGCCGGCGCCGCGCCCTGACCCCGCCGCCGGGAGTCCGCACCGACCTGGAGGTGCTGTCCGCGCTGGCCGGCCGGCTCGGCTTCGACGAGAGCGCCTTCCCCGCCTCCCCGCCGGCCGTCTTCGAGGAGCTGCGCGCCGCCACCCGCGGCGGCCGCGCCGACTACTCCGGGATCAGCTACGCGCGCCTGGAGACGGGCGAGGCCCTGTACTGGCCCTGCCCCGAGGGCTCGACGGGCACCCCGCGGCTCTTCCTCGACCGCTTCGCCCACCCGGACGGCCGGGCCGTCTTCGCGCCGGTGGACCACCGGGACGCCGCCGAACTCCGCAGCGACCTCTACCCGCTGCTCGCGACGACCGGCCGGGTGCTGGCCCAGTACCAGTCCGGCGCGCAGACCCGCCGGATACCGGCCCTGGTCGAGGCCTCCGGCGCCGAGTGCTTCGTCGAGGTCCACCCCGACACGGCGGAGCGCGCCGGGCTCGCGGACGGCGACCGCGCCCGGGTCCGCTCGGCCCGCGGCAGCACCGAGGCCGTGGTCCGCTACGAGGGCTCCCTGCGCCCGGACACCGTCTTCCTCCCCTTCCACTTCGGGGACGGGGGCAGCGCCAACCTGCTGACCAACCCCGCCCTGGACCCCGTCTCGCGGATGCCCGAGTTCAAGGTGTGCGCGGTGCGGCTGGAGGCGGTGGCCGCCCGATGACGCGCACCGTGATCGTGGGCAACGGCCGTTCCGGACGCGCGTACGCCGCCCGGCTCGCGGAGCGGGACGGCCGCGGACCGGTGGACCTGCTGGGCGCCGAGCCCGGACCGGTCCTGTGCCGGTCCCTGCTGGCGTCCGTACTGTCCGGCGAACTCCCCCCGCACCTCCTGCGCCTGCCGCCGCTGCCGCCCCCCGTGACCGAGCACGCCGGGGTCCCGGTGACCTCCGTGGACCGGGTCCGGCGCGTGGTGGTCCGGGCCGACGGGCGGGCGTTCCCCTACGACCGCCTCGTGCTGGCCACCGGCTCGGCGCCGAGCCTGCCGCCGATCGCGGGCCCGGCCGGGGCGTCGCCGCCCGACGGCGTCGCCGTCCTGCGGTCGGCGGCCGACGCGGCCCGGATACCGGCCGGCGCCGTCGTGGTGCTGGGCGGCGGCCCGCTCGCCGTCGAGGCCGCCTTCGCGCTGCGCCGCGCGGGCCGCGCCGAGGTGGCGCTCGTCCACCGCGGGCCGTGGCCCCTCGACCGGCACCTGCCCGAGCGGGCCGGTCGGGCCCTGGCGGCCCGGCTGGACGCCGCCGGGGTCGAAGTCCACCTGGAACAGCGGGCGGAGTCCTACGACCGGGCCAAACTCACCCTCACCGACGGACGGGTGCTGGCCGCCGACGCTCTCCTGCCGTGCACCGGCACCCTCCCGGAGAGCCGGCTGGCCCGCGAGGCCGGCCTCCCCGTGCGCACCGGCGTCCTCACCGACCCCGCGGGCCGCACCACCGACCCCGCCGTCCACGCGATCGGCTCCTGCGCGGAGCCGCTGCGCCCCCGCCCCGGCGGCTCCTTGCTGCGGCTGCGGGCCGACGGTGCGGGACTGCTGGCCTTCGGCAGCCTGGCGGACGCCGAGGAGAGCGTGGTCCTCACCGACCCGGCCCGTCACCGCTACGCCGAACTGGCCCTGCGCGCGGGCCGGGTGACCGGGGCCGCGGTCATCGGCCTCCCGCACGCCGTGGCCGCCGTCACCGGACTGCACGACAGCGGTGACCCCGCACCCCTCGACCTGCTGCCGCTGCTGCTCGGCAGCCCGGCGGCGGTCCCGGCCGCCGGGGACCCGCTGGACGCCGTGCTGTGCCACTGCAACGACGTCACCGGCCACAAGCTGGCCGCCGCCTGGCGCCGGGGCGCCCGGGACCTGCCCGCACTGGCTCGCGCCACCCGCGCCACCACCGGCTGCGGCGGATGCGCGGACGAGGTGCGCGCCCTGTGCGACGTACTCACGACCGAACGGAGCGACACATGACCCGGAACCTGGTCGTCGTGGGACACGGCATGGTCGGCCACCACCTGGTGGCCGAGGTGCGCGCCCGTGACCGGGGCGGGGCCTGGCGGATCACCGTGCACG is a window from the Streptomyces sp. NBC_01244 genome containing:
- a CDS encoding molybdopterin oxidoreductase family protein; protein product: MSETAPGETATHCPYCALQCGTLLTGTGPGTGQEGAAATAAPATAGIPALAVRPDPDFPVNRGGLCQKGWTAPELLGVPDRLRTPLVHGRPASWDEALDVVAAGLRRVQERHGKDAAAVFGSGSLTNEKAYLLGKFARVALGTSQIDYNGRFCMSSAAAAGNAAFGIDRGLPFPVTDLGSADVVLIAGGNPAETMPPLMRHLEHPRLIVIDPRRTRTAARAALHLQPAPGTDLALALGLLHVVVAEGLTDTAYVGQRTRGFDAAWSRALSWWPERTERVTGVPAALLREAARMLAGADRAYVLTGRGAEQHSKGTDTVAAFVNLALALGLPGREGSGYGCLTGQGNGQGGRELGQKADQLPGYRSIADPADRAHVAAVWGVDPASLPGPGRSAVELFGALGQDVHALLVFGSNPVVSAPDAARVRRQLSALDLLVVSDFVPSETAALADVVLPVAQWAEEEGTMTSLEGRVLRRRRALTPPPGVRTDLEVLSALAGRLGFDESAFPASPPAVFEELRAATRGGRADYSGISYARLETGEALYWPCPEGSTGTPRLFLDRFAHPDGRAVFAPVDHRDAAELRSDLYPLLATTGRVLAQYQSGAQTRRIPALVEASGAECFVEVHPDTAERAGLADGDRARVRSARGSTEAVVRYEGSLRPDTVFLPFHFGDGGSANLLTNPALDPVSRMPEFKVCAVRLEAVAAR
- a CDS encoding FAD/NAD(P)-binding protein — encoded protein: MTTSNSHTELCVIGAGPRGLSVLERLLSRERHTPQHASVVIHVVDPAAPGAGAVWRTEQSRHLLMNTVASQITVYTDETSKIDGPIENGPSLYEWAQSLALLADEAAYTAPTLAEARALGPNTYPSRAFYGEYLRDSFERLVENAPAHVTVEVHRAKAVAIADTHGVPGGPQGVRLDDGTRLNDLDGIVLALGHVPSRLTVREERTASLSRIHHLTYVTPGNPADVDLSTVEAGQNVLLRGLGLNFFDHMALFTAGRGGVFEREDGKVVYRPSGQEPKLHAFSRRGVPYHARGENEKGSDGRYFPRLLTPQLIEKLRERSDDGTPVSFSADLWPVISREVESVYYATLLSTRGQDDSVREEFTRRYLAVPIGEDTGDLLAEFGIGDDARWDWDRLSRPYGDRKFTSRTEFHAWLTEYLAADVVAARAGNVSGPLKAALDVMRDLRNEIRLAVDHGGLEGNSHRDDLEGWYTPLNAFLSIGPPASRIEEMIALIEAGVLTITGPGTRVRIDPTTQQYVAESLEVPGEPIRSRALIEARLPEPDIRRTADPLLQHLLNTDQAAPYTIAGSHGTNYETGGLAVTERPYRLIDGRGRAHPRRFAYGVPTESVHWVTAAGIRPGVDSVTLGDSDAIAGAALSLPPVSQVPAGIRPVVSHADFAGVIV
- a CDS encoding FAD-dependent oxidoreductase — its product is MTRTVIVGNGRSGRAYAARLAERDGRGPVDLLGAEPGPVLCRSLLASVLSGELPPHLLRLPPLPPPVTEHAGVPVTSVDRVRRVVVRADGRAFPYDRLVLATGSAPSLPPIAGPAGASPPDGVAVLRSAADAARIPAGAVVVLGGGPLAVEAAFALRRAGRAEVALVHRGPWPLDRHLPERAGRALAARLDAAGVEVHLEQRAESYDRAKLTLTDGRVLAADALLPCTGTLPESRLAREAGLPVRTGVLTDPAGRTTDPAVHAIGSCAEPLRPRPGGSLLRLRADGAGLLAFGSLADAEESVVLTDPARHRYAELALRAGRVTGAAVIGLPHAVAAVTGLHDSGDPAPLDLLPLLLGSPAAVPAAGDPLDAVLCHCNDVTGHKLAAAWRRGARDLPALARATRATTGCGGCADEVRALCDVLTTERSDT
- a CDS encoding nitrate/nitrite transporter produces the protein MRGKAWITEWDPEDEVFWERTGRRVARRNLWLSVLSEHIGFSVWSMWSVLVLFMSPEIGFDFTKAEKFLLVVTPTLVGAVLRLPYSSAVARFGGRNWTVFASGVLLVPCGLAAYFVQRPGTPLWVFLLIGGLAGVGGGNFASSMTNITGFYPLRHQGWALGLNAGGGNLGVAFVQLLGLLVIATAGSTHPSYVAAVYLPLIGCVALLAAVKMDNLATLRTAPGALREAAAHPDTWWISLLYIGTFGSFIGYGFAFGLVLQSQFDSTALEAASATFLGPLLGSLSRPLGGRLADRYGGARVTLWNFLGMTVGTAVLLVASLQGSFALFIAAFTVLFVLTGLGNGSTYKMIPAVHAAEAERAVAAGHDAEAAFTRSRRRSGAVIGIAGAVGALGGVAINLAFRTAYGSWGTGTAAFAVFLGYYGLCMLLVWAVYLRPRPEQGPAEVTRPDRQRSTTRV
- a CDS encoding class-II fumarase/aspartase family protein produces the protein MIRTADCPADAGLLSPVRAGTPVEAAVDDRAWLRAMLDAEAALARAQARLGTLPAEAAEVISDTALTAEFDLRALALAARETANPVVGLVAALTREVASRDPKAAEYVHRGSTSQDIFDTGAMLVADRALRLIRADLARTARALGALALRHRDTPMAGRTLALQAVPTTFGLKAAGWRQLVLDAEARISAVLAEGLPVSLGGAAGTLAGYLEYAEIDDAGRHEGAPGRTGSGAGRTFDRARYLDELVDVFAAETGLARPVLPWHSLRTPLADLAAVLGFTAAALGKIALDVQNLARTETGEVAEPGPAGRGGSSAMPHKRNPVLATLLRSAALQVPVIAAGLTQCLLSEDERSAGAWHAEWLLLREGLRLAGGAAHTAVELAEGLTADPGRMAANLALTDSRIVSERIAARLTPALGRPAARELLTRASRSAAANGLPLAAVLAEAPELAGRIGRERLAELCDPTGYTGAAGDLVDRALATGQGADTR